A region from the Nostoc sp. HK-01 genome encodes:
- a CDS encoding putative zinc-type alcohol dehydrogenase-like protein, whose protein sequence is MIHAYAAKTLGAALEQFEYDPGVLKDQEVEINVEYCGLCHSDLSMLKNDWGISRYPFVPGHEVVGTIAAVGDRVTTLKVGQRVGLGWSSHSCMHCEYCMSGDHNLCLTLEQTIVGRYGGFADKVRAHEEWVIPLPEAVDPAKVGPLFCGGVTVFNPIVQFDVKPTDRVGVIGIGGLGHIALRFLKAWGCDVTAFSTNPNKESEARELGANHFINSRDAKAIESVTNSFDLILSTVNADLDWAIYINALRPKGRLHFVGVVPNPIQAYAFPLIAGQKSISGSPTGSPITIAKMLDFAARHGIEPVTETFDFSQVNEAIAHLEAGKARYRIVLKH, encoded by the coding sequence ATGATTCATGCTTATGCAGCCAAAACATTAGGTGCAGCACTAGAACAATTTGAATACGATCCAGGTGTGCTGAAAGACCAAGAAGTGGAAATTAATGTTGAATATTGCGGACTTTGCCATAGCGACCTAAGTATGCTCAAAAATGACTGGGGCATCAGTCGATATCCCTTTGTGCCTGGCCATGAAGTTGTGGGAACGATCGCAGCTGTTGGCGATCGCGTTACCACGCTCAAAGTCGGTCAGCGTGTCGGATTGGGGTGGTCTTCCCATTCTTGTATGCACTGCGAATATTGTATGTCCGGCGATCACAACTTATGCCTAACCCTAGAGCAAACGATTGTCGGTCGATATGGCGGATTTGCAGACAAGGTACGCGCCCATGAAGAATGGGTGATTCCTCTGCCAGAAGCAGTTGATCCTGCTAAGGTAGGGCCGCTGTTCTGTGGAGGTGTTACCGTGTTCAACCCCATTGTTCAATTCGATGTCAAGCCAACCGATAGAGTTGGTGTAATTGGGATCGGAGGGCTTGGACATATAGCATTACGATTTCTAAAAGCTTGGGGATGTGATGTCACGGCATTTTCAACCAATCCAAATAAAGAGTCTGAAGCCCGTGAGTTAGGCGCTAATCACTTCATAAACTCCCGCGATGCCAAAGCGATCGAGTCTGTTACCAACTCGTTTGATTTGATTCTCTCAACAGTAAATGCAGATTTAGATTGGGCAATATACATTAATGCACTGCGTCCCAAAGGACGGTTACATTTTGTGGGAGTCGTACCAAATCCAATTCAAGCCTACGCGTTTCCTTTAATTGCTGGGCAAAAATCCATATCGGGTAGCCCTACAGGTAGCCCGATAACAATCGCCAAAATGCTCGACTTTGCTGCGCGTCATGGCATTGAACCTGTGACAGAAACTTTTGATTTTAGCCAAGTAAATGAAGCGATCGCTCATTTAGAAGCAGGCAAGGCTCGTTATCGAATTGTTTTAAAGCATTAG
- a CDS encoding transposase, IS4, with product MSSSRKTNRDHAKKKQRPMMEDEVIASQLEQLLTPAITSQENYYRQLGLRDRILNLPLMVAAVLTLLWRDVAGATELTRMLAREGFLWCKPLEVSQQAISQRFLTFPAQLFERVFKDLVPKLQDSWQRRSRRKVPQSVQLTKSKFEKIWIVDCSILEALFQKLDSLKDAPPGKLAGKICTVIDLVNFLPVEIWFNENSRSADTNFESDILKSVAPHTLLLLDRGFYHFKFWLQLIAQKVNFITRLKKGAAIHVEQVFTDSFSLRDRLIRLGSGTKKTPFITLRLVEVRSAKTWHSYLTSVLEPTVLPPYVVADLYRRRWRIEDAFNTVKRLLGLSYLWTGSVNGVQLQIWGTWLFYAVLVDLGDAVADELSLPFDSISLEMIYRGLYHFYVAHQKGKATDPIKYFAAPENQDLGIVKRQRKPNMLLIVAPFPDQQRGTPEFFFQPPSQIPLTTASQP from the coding sequence ATGAGTAGCAGTCGTAAAACCAATCGAGATCATGCTAAAAAGAAGCAACGCCCAATGATGGAAGACGAAGTAATTGCTTCTCAACTTGAGCAGTTACTTACACCAGCAATCACTTCACAAGAAAATTACTACCGTCAACTGGGATTAAGAGACAGGATTCTCAACTTACCATTAATGGTAGCGGCAGTGCTAACTCTACTGTGGCGAGACGTGGCGGGAGCCACAGAATTAACCAGAATGTTAGCACGAGAAGGTTTTCTGTGGTGTAAACCTCTTGAGGTGAGCCAACAAGCAATATCGCAGAGATTTCTGACATTTCCAGCGCAATTGTTTGAAAGAGTTTTTAAAGATTTAGTCCCAAAATTACAAGATTCTTGGCAAAGGAGAAGTAGGCGAAAAGTCCCCCAAAGTGTTCAATTAACTAAGTCAAAATTTGAAAAAATTTGGATAGTAGATTGTTCAATTTTGGAAGCTTTATTTCAGAAGCTTGACAGTTTAAAAGATGCTCCGCCTGGTAAATTAGCTGGAAAAATTTGTACAGTTATAGATTTAGTCAATTTTTTACCTGTAGAAATTTGGTTTAATGAAAATTCCAGAAGTGCAGATACAAATTTTGAATCAGATATTTTAAAGTCAGTAGCTCCCCATACCTTACTTTTATTAGATAGAGGATTTTATCATTTTAAGTTCTGGCTACAACTAATTGCACAAAAAGTGAATTTTATTACTCGGTTAAAAAAGGGAGCAGCAATTCATGTCGAGCAGGTATTTACAGATAGCTTTTCTTTACGTGACCGTTTGATACGTCTTGGCTCTGGCACTAAGAAAACTCCTTTTATTACTTTACGTCTGGTCGAAGTTCGTTCAGCTAAGACCTGGCATTCTTATTTAACAAGTGTGCTTGAACCTACAGTTTTACCACCATACGTTGTGGCTGATTTGTACCGTCGAAGATGGAGAATTGAAGATGCTTTTAATACTGTAAAGCGGCTCTTAGGTTTAAGTTATTTATGGACTGGTTCTGTTAATGGTGTTCAATTGCAGATTTGGGGTACTTGGTTATTTTATGCTGTGTTAGTTGATTTAGGTGATGCTGTCGCCGACGAACTTTCTCTACCTTTTGACTCCATTTCTCTAGAGATGATTTATCGCGGTCTTTATCATTTTTATGTTGCTCATCAAAAAGGTAAGGCAACTGACCCTATCAAATACTTTGCTGCACCAGAAAATCAAGATTTAGGCATTGTTAAACGACAACGAAAACCAAACATGTTGCTCATCGTTGCTCCTTTCCCTGATCAACAACGAGGCACACCTGAATTTTTCTTTCAGCCACCTTCTCAAATCCCCTTGACAACTGCCTCACAACCTTAA
- a CDS encoding WD repeat-containing protein has product MSKLSTKLAAKSPEFKNFFMGQFPEKQLKAGNSAIYYQTLTDFDFIALKIQDPHFGVEALIRDYDLIDDPEILDNLEADEKLDPDKIKTLKLIKRALQLSAHILNQDKTQLVGQLWGRLQAFPQSEIQTILTDAVQSKSEIPRFRPLTASLTTPDGKLLRTLTGHNHSVSAVAITPDGQKAISASDDSTLKLWDLETGKEIFTFTGHYSYVNTVAITPDGKTAISGSDDHTLKLWNLETGKEISTLTGHYGCVNAVAITPDGQTAVSGSDDHTLKLWDLETGQEILTLIGHDNWVNAVAITPDGQTAVSGSDDHNLKLWDLETGLEIFTLRGHNNWVKTVAITPDGKKAVSGSYDKTLKIWDLNTSQEIFTLTGHHNWVRTVAITPDGKKAVSGSYDKTLKIWDLEIGKEISTLPGKRYNNEATNILDITPDGKKAVKIWDLAIGKSISILTGYNEWVNAVAITPDGKKALSGLDDKTLKLWDLETDQEISTQTGHNDWVNAVAITPNGKKAVSGSDDKTLKLWDLPTGKEIFTLPLEAYANTGHKGWVTAVAITPDSKKALSSASDNTLKLWNLETGQEIATFTGHQGSIWTVAITSNGKKAISGSEDNTLKLWDLETGQEISTLRGHRGAIWSLAITPDAKKAISGSWDNTLKLWNLETSQEIFTLTGHTYRVKTVAITPDGKKALSGSDDKTLKLWDLETGKEIYTLTGHQNWVRSVAIITDSKKAISSSDDKTIKLWNLEIGKEISTFIGDTSIVCCAVSPDGLTIVAGEQSGRVHFLVLEGD; this is encoded by the coding sequence ATGAGTAAACTTTCTACTAAATTAGCCGCAAAATCACCAGAATTTAAAAACTTTTTTATGGGTCAATTTCCTGAAAAACAATTAAAAGCAGGAAACTCGGCAATATATTATCAAACTCTCACAGATTTTGATTTTATTGCTCTCAAAATTCAAGATCCGCACTTTGGAGTAGAAGCCCTGATTAGGGATTATGATTTGATTGATGATCCAGAGATATTGGACAACTTAGAAGCAGACGAAAAACTAGATCCAGATAAAATCAAAACTCTGAAATTAATTAAACGTGCTTTACAGTTATCCGCCCATATTTTGAATCAAGATAAAACCCAATTAGTCGGGCAATTATGGGGAAGATTACAGGCTTTCCCGCAGTCAGAAATCCAGACAATATTAACAGATGCAGTCCAAAGTAAAAGTGAAATTCCGCGATTCCGTCCACTTACAGCCAGCTTAACTACTCCAGACGGAAAACTACTGCGTACCCTCACAGGACATAATCACTCGGTAAGTGCAGTAGCAATTACACCAGATGGTCAAAAAGCCATTTCTGCATCTGATGACAGTACCTTAAAACTGTGGGATTTAGAGACAGGAAAAGAAATTTTTACTTTCACTGGTCATTACAGCTATGTAAATACAGTAGCAATTACACCAGATGGCAAAACCGCCATTTCTGGTTCCGATGACCATACCCTGAAACTCTGGAATTTAGAGACAGGAAAAGAAATCTCCACCCTGACTGGTCATTACGGCTGTGTCAATGCAGTAGCAATTACACCAGATGGACAAACAGCAGTTTCTGGTTCCGATGACCATACCCTGAAACTCTGGGATTTGGAAACTGGTCAGGAAATTTTGACTCTCATTGGTCATGACAATTGGGTAAATGCAGTAGCAATTACACCAGATGGACAAACAGCCGTTTCCGGTTCTGATGACCACAACCTGAAACTCTGGGATTTGGAAACTGGCTTAGAAATCTTTACTCTGAGAGGCCATAACAATTGGGTAAAAACAGTAGCAATTACCCCAGATGGCAAAAAAGCCGTTTCTGGTTCTTATGATAAAACCCTCAAAATCTGGGATTTAAACACAAGTCAAGAAATATTTACTTTAACTGGTCATCACAACTGGGTAAGAACAGTAGCAATTACCCCAGATGGTAAAAAAGCCGTTTCTGGTTCTTATGATAAAACCCTAAAAATCTGGGATTTAGAAATAGGAAAAGAAATTTCTACTCTTCCTGGCAAACGTTATAATAACGAGGCTACAAATATATTAGACATTACCCCAGATGGCAAAAAAGCTGTAAAAATTTGGGATTTAGCAATAGGAAAGTCCATCTCTATCCTCACTGGTTATAACGAATGGGTAAATGCAGTAGCCATTACCCCAGATGGCAAAAAAGCCCTTTCTGGTTTAGATGATAAAACTCTGAAACTGTGGGATTTAGAAACAGACCAGGAAATCTCTACCCAAACAGGCCATAACGACTGGGTAAATGCAGTAGCTATTACTCCAAACGGTAAAAAAGCTGTTTCTGGTTCTGATGATAAAACTTTGAAACTCTGGGATTTACCAACAGGAAAGGAAATCTTTACTCTTCCTTTAGAAGCTTATGCAAATACAGGTCATAAAGGGTGGGTAACAGCAGTAGCTATTACCCCAGATAGCAAAAAAGCCCTTTCTAGTGCATCTGATAACACCCTAAAATTGTGGAATTTAGAAACAGGTCAAGAAATTGCTACATTCACAGGTCATCAAGGGTCAATCTGGACAGTAGCTATTACTTCAAACGGTAAAAAAGCGATTTCTGGTTCAGAAGATAACACCCTAAAATTGTGGGATTTAGAAACAGGTCAGGAAATTTCCACACTCAGAGGTCATAGAGGTGCAATCTGGTCATTAGCTATTACTCCTGACGCTAAAAAGGCTATTTCTGGTTCTTGGGATAACACGCTAAAACTATGGAATCTAGAAACAAGTCAGGAAATTTTTACCTTGACTGGTCATACTTATCGAGTCAAAACAGTAGCCATTACTCCAGATGGCAAAAAAGCCCTTTCTGGTTCTGATGATAAAACTCTAAAACTGTGGGATTTAGAGACAGGAAAGGAAATTTATACTTTGACTGGTCATCAAAACTGGGTCAGATCAGTAGCTATCATCACCGATAGCAAAAAAGCCATTTCAAGTTCTGATGACAAGACGATAAAATTGTGGAATTTAGAGATAGGAAAAGAAATTTCTACTTTTATTGGTGACACATCTATTGTGTGTTGTGCTGTTTCCCCAGACGGCTTGACAATTGTAGCAGGAGAACAATCAGGACGTGTTCATTTTCTGGTGTTAGAAGGTGATTAA
- a CDS encoding TPR repeat-containing protein → MYSKNQFVLALVLKSAIAFSPLLLSAGLASGQTLPPIAKAQTIAQVLSTPEREELNQLRKQVPSNLNQTNILLNVWLVILSLFPVAVIALFWLLRRVAIREIVDRAMGQLQGIENLQNQITIVKQEAENLIQEVKKINRELENESATLQQNIQQEQDNLSTFSADLMQSKNSILSTLETEIKHLQKYIENIESEFSTQLQDLQLAAAQKRDTSLENIGNLESDFASHISEIKLGTEKHKHLIWDYLEKSKNDLSAKITNLQSDVQQQKDALIEGFLKSQAEFISELAGIRVDAEQQRDKTKNNISELEQSFNLHISGLRSQSQQRQDNLIEELVKTQTEFISELAGIRVDAEQQKDKTLNNIRELANSLKSQLSILPSEYEQQKQGLWENLEKLQAEAQLDIQNRKDLIIENLEKSGLEFAEQFSELQVNAQKQKLFILEKLEKLETEFVAQLSELQLDAQQRKELILQEITESKTSQIQETQPQPQVSVEADLQQGDDLFAQKQYEEAIACYNQAVKIQPENATAWFKRGLTFARLKRYKEAIASYDQSIKLQPDYHQAWCDRGVAFGNLRQHKQAFACFNRATKNKPDDATAWLNRGLSLIELDEYEEALASFEQALTFQPESPKLWDKRGYTLVRLGLDDDAIAAFNQAIAIKPDYAIAYYNKAACYALQKQAELAIECLQQAIEINPRCKEDAADDIDFDEIANNERFQQLITS, encoded by the coding sequence ATGTACAGCAAGAATCAATTTGTTTTAGCATTAGTCTTGAAAAGCGCGATCGCATTTTCACCCTTGCTGCTGTCTGCTGGTTTGGCTAGTGGACAAACTCTACCACCCATCGCCAAAGCACAAACTATAGCGCAGGTACTCTCAACTCCAGAACGGGAAGAATTAAACCAACTGCGGAAGCAAGTTCCATCTAATTTGAATCAGACAAATATTTTGCTCAATGTCTGGTTAGTTATACTCAGTCTATTTCCTGTCGCTGTAATTGCTTTATTTTGGTTGTTACGACGAGTCGCAATTCGGGAAATTGTTGACAGAGCAATGGGACAGCTACAAGGCATAGAAAATTTACAAAATCAGATAACTATTGTTAAGCAAGAAGCCGAAAATTTGATTCAAGAAGTCAAAAAAATCAATCGAGAATTAGAAAATGAATCGGCAACTTTACAGCAGAATATACAACAAGAACAAGATAATTTATCTACTTTTTCTGCTGATTTAATGCAATCAAAAAATAGTATTTTATCCACCTTAGAAACAGAAATCAAGCACCTGCAAAAGTATATAGAAAATATAGAATCTGAATTTAGTACTCAATTACAAGATTTGCAGTTAGCTGCTGCACAAAAACGCGATACAAGTTTAGAGAATATAGGGAATTTAGAATCTGATTTTGCTTCGCACATTTCCGAAATCAAATTAGGCACTGAAAAACATAAGCATTTAATATGGGACTATTTAGAAAAATCTAAAAATGATTTGAGTGCTAAAATTACAAATCTACAATCTGATGTTCAACAGCAAAAAGATGCCTTAATTGAAGGTTTTTTAAAATCTCAAGCAGAATTTATCTCAGAGTTAGCAGGAATTAGGGTAGATGCTGAACAACAAAGAGATAAAACTAAAAACAATATTTCCGAATTAGAACAAAGCTTTAATTTACATATATCAGGATTACGTTCTCAAAGTCAGCAGCGCCAAGATAACTTAATTGAAGAATTGGTCAAAACTCAAACAGAGTTTATTTCCGAGTTGGCGGGAATTAGGGTAGATGCTGAACAACAAAAAGATAAAACTTTGAATAATATTAGAGAATTAGCAAATAGTCTGAAATCTCAACTTTCTATTTTGCCATCGGAGTATGAGCAACAAAAACAGGGTTTATGGGAAAATCTAGAAAAATTACAAGCAGAAGCACAATTAGATATCCAAAACCGTAAAGATTTAATTATCGAAAATTTAGAAAAATCCGGTTTAGAGTTTGCTGAACAATTTTCTGAATTACAGGTAAATGCTCAAAAACAAAAGTTATTTATCCTGGAAAAACTAGAAAAATTAGAAACAGAATTTGTAGCTCAACTTTCGGAGTTACAGTTAGATGCTCAACAACGTAAAGAGTTAATTCTGCAAGAAATTACAGAATCAAAAACATCACAAATTCAGGAAACCCAGCCACAACCGCAAGTATCCGTAGAGGCTGATTTGCAACAGGGTGATGATTTATTTGCCCAAAAGCAATATGAAGAAGCGATCGCCTGCTACAATCAAGCAGTCAAAATCCAGCCGGAGAATGCAACTGCTTGGTTTAAACGTGGTCTAACTTTCGCCAGATTAAAGCGCTACAAAGAGGCGATCGCCTCTTATGATCAGTCTATCAAGCTGCAACCAGATTACCATCAAGCGTGGTGCGATCGCGGCGTAGCTTTCGGTAATCTCCGCCAGCATAAGCAAGCCTTTGCTTGTTTTAATAGAGCGACCAAAAACAAACCCGATGATGCAACTGCTTGGTTAAATCGTGGTCTATCCCTCATAGAACTGGATGAATACGAAGAAGCATTAGCTTCATTTGAGCAAGCATTAACATTTCAACCAGAATCTCCGAAACTGTGGGATAAACGCGGTTATACCTTGGTAAGATTAGGGCTGGATGATGATGCGATCGCGGCATTTAATCAAGCCATAGCAATTAAACCAGATTATGCGATCGCTTATTACAACAAAGCAGCTTGTTATGCACTGCAAAAACAAGCCGAATTAGCAATTGAATGTCTGCAACAAGCAATTGAAATTAATCCCAGATGTAAAGAAGATGCAGCCGATGATATTGATTTTGATGAAATTGCCAATAATGAAAGATTTCAGCAGTTAATCACTAGCTAG